The Streptomyces sp. R28 region CGGCGACCGCTTCCCCGTCGAGCACGCCCTAACACTCCGTGATATCGTACGGTTACCCTCTGTTAAGAGGGTGTCGCAGCAGGACCTGCCGGGGGGACGACGCCGCTCAATCGGTCGAGCGTCCGTGAACCTCAGCCCGCAGGGCTGGAATCCTCCCGCATTCAGCGGGGGGAGGAGGTCAATACGAGGTGTTCGGGCCCGTCCACAGCGGTCGGCTCAGAACCGCGTAGCCGAATCAAGGCAGCCCCGGGCTCAAGTGGCCCGGGGCTAAAACTTTCTGGAGATCTCCAGCAGCAGCGGCCCCGTCGGGTCCGCGGTCACGTCGGCCACCGTCAGCGGGTCCAGCGAGGCGAAGAAGGCCTCCTGGGCCCGCCGCAGCGCGCCGCGCAGCAGGCACCCGGAGTGCAGCGGGCAGGGGTTGTCGCCCTCACACTCGACGACGTCGCCGTCCCCCTCGAAGGCCCGCACGACCGAGCCGACCGACGCGGTACGACCCCTCTCGCTGAGCGTGAGCCCGCCGCCGCGGCCCCGGCGGGCGTCCACCAGGCCCATGTGCTGCAACTCGGCGACGACCTTGGCGGCGTGCGTGTACGGCACCTCCATGTCCGCCGCGACCTCGCGGGTCGTCGGCGTGGCCTCCCCCAGGACGGCGAGCCGCATGAGGAGGCGCAGTGCCAGGTCGGTGGAGCGCAACAGCCGC contains the following coding sequences:
- a CDS encoding Rrf2 family transcriptional regulator → MRLLRSTDLALRLLMRLAVLGEATPTTREVAADMEVPYTHAAKVVAELQHMGLVDARRGRGGGLTLSERGRTASVGSVVRAFEGDGDVVECEGDNPCPLHSGCLLRGALRRAQEAFFASLDPLTVADVTADPTGPLLLEISRKF